The following proteins are co-located in the Pelecanus crispus isolate bPelCri1 chromosome 5, bPelCri1.pri, whole genome shotgun sequence genome:
- the LYPD6B gene encoding ly6/PLAUR domain-containing protein 6B, whose product MLLFYHMLAGAFLPFLIFSGNWVSAENINFYNVRPPLDPTPFPNSFKCFTCDNAVDNYNCNRWAEDRWCPESTQYCLTVHLFTDHGKSTSVTKKCATGEECHFVGCHHHRESGHTKCVSCCEGMICNVEIPTNHTNAIFAVLHARRTSDGSRRTVNVAVLVSVMMIALS is encoded by the exons ATGTTGTTATTCTATCACATGCTGGCCGGAGCCTTTCTTCCATTCCTCATCTTTTCAGGAAATTGGGTTTCAGCTGAGAACATCAACTTTTACAATGTGAGACCTCCACTAGACC ccactCCATTCCCAAACAGTTTTAAGTGCTTTACCTGTGATAATGCAGTGGACAATTACAACTGTAACAGATGGGCTGAAGATAGATGGTGTCCTGAAA gTACTCAGTACTGTTTGACAGTTCATCTCTTCACAGACCATGGGAAGAGTACATCAGTCACCAAAAAATGTGCTACTGGAGAAGAATGCCATTTTGTAGGCTGCCACCATCACAGAGAGAGTGGCCACACA aaatgtgtttcttgCTGTGAAGGCATGATTTGCAATGTAGAAATACCAACCAACCACACAAATGCAATATTTGCCGTATTGCATGCCCGGAGAACGTCGGATGGCAGCAGGCGGACAGTCAACGTTGCAGTGCTTGTATCAGTCATGATGATCGCGTTGTCGTGA